A single region of the Epinephelus moara isolate mb chromosome 12, YSFRI_EMoa_1.0, whole genome shotgun sequence genome encodes:
- the LOC126399128 gene encoding reticulon-4-interacting protein 1 homolog, mitochondrial-like, translating into MCSVRAMASTRLLRLLNAKAAASTKTLARAGWSVCFRRNVCSSPSRLQSCMSAWVIDQYGTNEVLKYTEEIPMPIVSSPSEVMIKVHAASLNPLDVSMRGGYGAKLLKLRRDPLSVMGSDNDSEFPLILGRDVSGVVVDCGSEVTHVVPGDEVWAAVPPWKQGSLAEFVTLTEYEVSHKPKLLSHTEAASIPYVANTALSALVNAGGLCRHNSSNKRVLITGGSGGVGTFSIQLLKAWGAHVTVTCSQNAEGLVRGLGADEVVDYTAGDAPEQLEMMEKFDVILDNVGGETEEWAVGLLKPWSGAKYVTLVTPLLLNTDSMGLLDGAFHAGLTLQSKAMQNIISSGVFYRWGFYTPDGPALDEVSRLVDAVKILPVVEAQFPFTQVPQAFQKLEQGHARGKTVVRVDDEDDRQAEELVQSSRTETAESEQDVRETA; encoded by the exons ATGTGTTCTGTCAGAGCTATGGCATCAACCAGGCTCCTGCGTTTGTTAAACGCGAAAGCAGCAGCCTCGACCAAAACATTAGCCAGGGCAGGGTGGAGTGTGTGCTTCAGGAGAAATGTCTGTAGTTCACCTTCAAGACTGCAGAGCTGTATGTCAGCCTGGGTCATTGATCAGTATGGTACTAATGAGGTTCTGAAGTACACTGAAGAAATCCCCATGCCCATTGTCAGCTCTCCCAGTGAGGTGATGATTAAAGTCCACGCTGCCAGTCTCAACCCTCTTGATGTGTCTATGAGGG GTGGTTATGGAGCTAAACTGCTTAAATTAAGAAGGGATCCACTGTCTGTGATGGGCAGTGACAATGATAGTGAGTTTCCTCTGATCCTTGGTCGTGATGTGTCTGGTGTGGTGGTGGACTGTGGATCTGAGGTGACCCATGTTGTTCCAGGAGATGAG GTGTGGGCTGCTGTTCCCCCATGGAAACAAGGCAGCCTGGCAGAATTTGTGACTCTCACAGAGTATGAG GTTTCCCATAAGCCAAAGTTATTGAGTCACACAGAGGCAGCATCCATCCCCTATGTGGCCAACACTGCTCTGTCTGCGCTCGTCAACGCAGGTGGTCTTTGCAGACACAACTCTTCAAATAAAAG AGTTTTGATCACTGGAGGATCCGGAGGGGTTGGAACATTCTCCATTCAG TTATTGAAGGCCTGGGGAGCCCACGTAACTGTTACCTGCTCTCAGAACGCCGAAGGCCTTGTTAGAGGACTGGGGGCCGACGAGGTGGTGGACTACACAGCGGGAGATGCGCCCGAGCAGCTAGAAATGATGGAGAA GTTTGATGTGATTTTAGACAACGTGGGCGGGGAGACGGAGGAGTGGGCGGTAGGCCTGCTGAAGCCCTGGTCTGGAGCGAAGTACGTCACACTGGTAACACCTTTACTCCTCAACACCGATTCCATGGGCCTGCTGGATGGGGCGTTTCACGCTGGACTCACCCTGCAAAGCAAGGCCATGCAG AACATTATATCAAGTGGAGTCTTCTATCGGTGGGGGTTTTACACTCCAGATGGACCTGCCCTGGATGAGGTCAGCAGGCTGGTGGATGCAGTGAAG ATTCTGCCAGTAGTGGAGGCCCAGTTTCCATTTACCCAGGTGCCCCAGGCTTTTCAGAAGTTGGAGCAGGGCCACGCCAGAGGGAAGACAGTCGTCAGGGTGGATGACGAGGACGACAGACAGGCCGAAGAGCTGGTGCAGAGCAGTCGCACGGAGACCGCAGAGTCCGAGCAAGACGTGCGAGAGACGGCCTAG